A genomic stretch from Candidatus Binataceae bacterium includes:
- a CDS encoding tetratricopeptide repeat protein codes for MPDKEELYDAAVDLYADGRYDEAIEVYENALREDPRYGDALHGLVMCYQAKGDLDTAIELTKKYIAQDPEDILAFTNLSMLYQKKGMIKEAEEAGAEARRLDWKRQLKEGPAGKK; via the coding sequence ATGCCCGACAAGGAGGAGCTTTACGACGCCGCGGTCGATCTTTACGCCGACGGCAGGTACGACGAGGCGATCGAGGTGTACGAAAATGCGCTCCGGGAGGATCCGCGCTACGGCGACGCGCTGCACGGGCTGGTGATGTGCTACCAGGCCAAGGGCGACCTCGATACCGCGATCGAGCTCACCAAAAAATATATCGCCCAGGACCCCGAAGACATTCTCGCGTTCACCAACTTGAGCATGCTCTATCAGAAGAAGGGGATGATTAAGGAGGCCGAGGAGGCCGGCGCCGAAGCCCGGCGGCTCGACTGGAAACGCCAGCTCAAGGAAGGCCCGGCGGGGAAAAAATAG
- a CDS encoding SDR family NAD(P)-dependent oxidoreductase, with amino-acid sequence MKLKDKAVLITGAGSGLGREMALVFAREGAKIGVNDVRPEAAQNVTTEVERAGGRALALVADVTDSAAVRKIFADFVAAFGTIDVLINNAGIGRVRPGSEATPTAEKSDEDWHKMIATHLDATFYCTREALKVMLPRKSGRIINLGSIVGLTGIEMAADYGAAKGGIISFTKCVAREVVRAGILVNCIAPGFIETPMTAPLGPELRQIAIARTPAGRFGEPRDIAAAALYLAGDDASFMVGQVISPNGGYVI; translated from the coding sequence ATGAAGCTCAAAGACAAGGCGGTGCTGATAACCGGCGCGGGGTCGGGGCTGGGGCGCGAGATGGCGCTGGTGTTCGCGCGCGAGGGCGCGAAGATCGGCGTCAACGACGTGCGGCCCGAGGCGGCGCAAAACGTGACGACCGAGGTTGAACGGGCGGGCGGCCGCGCGCTCGCCCTGGTCGCCGACGTCACCGACAGCGCCGCAGTCAGGAAGATCTTCGCCGACTTCGTCGCGGCCTTCGGCACCATCGACGTGCTGATCAACAACGCCGGTATCGGCCGCGTGCGCCCCGGCAGCGAAGCGACTCCCACCGCCGAAAAGAGCGACGAGGACTGGCACAAAATGATCGCCACCCACCTCGACGCGACTTTCTACTGCACGCGTGAAGCGCTCAAGGTCATGCTTCCCAGGAAGTCCGGCCGGATCATCAACCTCGGTTCGATCGTCGGCCTGACCGGCATCGAGATGGCCGCCGACTACGGCGCCGCCAAGGGCGGGATAATCTCGTTCACCAAGTGCGTCGCGCGCGAGGTTGTCCGCGCCGGCATCCTGGTCAACTGCATCGCGCCCGGCTTTATCGAGACGCCGATGACCGCGCCGCTTGGGCCAGAGTTGAGGCAAATTGCGATCGCGCGGACGCCGGCCGGGCGTTTCGGCGAGCCGCGCGACATCGCCGCCGCCGCGCTTTACCTCGCCGGCGACGATGCATCGTTCATGGTCGGACAGGTGATCAGTCCCAACGGCGGCTATGTGATCTGA
- the malQ gene encoding 4-alpha-glucanotransferase, with product MNSRPAIERVAGVMVPLFSLRAREDAGIGDIAALGAMVELAAAMRHRAILLLPLDETSPGEASPYTALSLFAIDPIYVGLGGLAGVGRERMDHVRRALARVPLSDRLTIRAARREVLEAAFVHFTVQGSERETVAEFAARHRGWLGDYALFRALKDRFAFAPWEAWPQELRRRDPAALARARAELAQAIDRYVYWQFLAHRQWTEARARARAAGVMLGGDLAFSPGRDSADVWANQELFDLGRSVGAPPDGFNPQGQRWGLPAPRWERIRASGFDLLRKRIRHARELYDFIRVDHVVGLYRTFSFGLAPGSHGAFWPAAEPEQRAQGGAVMNAILDEAGAMIVVAEDLGVIPPFVRASLSALGVPGYKVMRWEKTDEGTPTEAFVAPASYPELSLATTGTHDTDTLAEWWDTAPPEERTRMLRMLALAPAGASDAPVAISRVLDAILTALYASPSRIVIIPIQDLFGWRERINFPGTVGAANWSWRLPVAIEDVRRDPAFAARIEKLRNMAVRAGR from the coding sequence GTGAATTCGCGACCCGCAATCGAGCGCGTAGCCGGCGTGATGGTGCCGCTGTTTTCGCTGCGCGCGCGCGAGGACGCCGGAATCGGTGATATCGCGGCGCTCGGCGCAATGGTCGAGCTTGCGGCGGCGATGCGTCATCGCGCGATACTGCTGCTGCCGCTCGACGAGACCTCGCCCGGAGAAGCGAGCCCTTACACTGCGCTCAGCCTGTTCGCGATCGATCCGATTTACGTCGGCCTCGGCGGACTGGCGGGCGTCGGGCGGGAGAGGATGGACCATGTGCGCCGCGCGCTCGCCCGCGTGCCATTGAGCGATCGCCTGACGATTCGCGCGGCGCGGCGCGAAGTGCTCGAGGCCGCGTTCGTTCATTTCACGGTGCAGGGCAGCGAGCGGGAGACAGTCGCGGAGTTCGCGGCGCGCCATCGCGGATGGCTCGGCGACTACGCGCTCTTTCGCGCGCTCAAGGATCGGTTCGCCTTCGCTCCGTGGGAGGCATGGCCGCAAGAACTGCGAAGGCGCGACCCCGCCGCGCTCGCGCGCGCCAGGGCGGAGCTTGCGCAGGCGATCGACAGATACGTGTACTGGCAGTTCCTGGCACATCGCCAGTGGACCGAGGCGCGCGCGCGAGCGCGCGCGGCCGGCGTGATGCTCGGTGGCGACCTTGCTTTTTCGCCCGGGCGCGACAGTGCGGACGTGTGGGCCAACCAGGAGCTGTTCGATCTCGGACGCTCAGTAGGCGCGCCACCCGACGGCTTCAATCCGCAGGGTCAACGATGGGGCCTGCCGGCGCCGCGCTGGGAGCGGATTCGCGCGAGCGGGTTCGACCTGCTGCGAAAACGGATCCGGCATGCGCGCGAACTTTACGATTTCATCCGCGTCGATCATGTCGTCGGGCTCTATCGCACCTTTTCGTTCGGCCTCGCGCCCGGATCGCACGGCGCCTTCTGGCCGGCGGCCGAGCCCGAGCAGCGCGCGCAGGGCGGGGCGGTGATGAACGCGATTCTCGACGAGGCGGGCGCGATGATCGTCGTCGCCGAGGATCTCGGCGTGATACCGCCGTTCGTCCGCGCCTCGCTGAGCGCCCTGGGCGTGCCGGGATACAAGGTGATGCGCTGGGAGAAGACCGACGAGGGTACGCCGACGGAGGCCTTCGTCGCGCCGGCGAGCTATCCCGAGCTTTCGCTTGCCACCACCGGGACGCATGACACCGACACGCTGGCCGAATGGTGGGACACGGCGCCGCCGGAGGAGCGCACGCGGATGCTGCGGATGCTCGCGCTTGCGCCCGCGGGCGCGAGCGACGCCCCCGTCGCGATCAGCAGGGTGCTCGACGCGATACTGACTGCCCTATACGCATCGCCCTCGCGGATCGTGATCATTCCGATTCAGGATCTCTTCGGATGGCGCGAGCGGATCAATTTCCCCGGCACGGTGGGGGCGGCGAACTGGTCCTGGCGCCTTCCGGTCGCGATAGAGGACGTCCGCCGCGATCCGGCATTTGCCGCACGCATCGAAAAGCTCCGGAATATGGCCGTTCGGGCAGGAAGATAG
- a CDS encoding glycosyltransferase family 87 protein: protein MVILIAALPGRANKWDYSIYYSSALAMREGMNPYTTDLTPLARSLGFELDKINHATDPPTFVMCFVPLTLLAPRPGFYVWTAINAASFLLALILLFRWTPGLGRDPALALAAVILLFPPVIEHLAWGQNKMLVLLMFVLMLRWLERGRDAAAGLMLAVAALLRAFPLLLIAYLALMKRWRAVGYTILGLAVGGLLTLALAGVGSTMSFVLAPTYLTEQWREALPGNIALGPTIARMFWYFFGLHLGTTLGWAQKITTLGAELVLLGLAIKATVSRPADGDPDGRLFVLWMMTAILSSPTSWFYYLVLLAIPMVRLSAAAANDRTSARALWAGVACYTLAWLYFSGVDMHSQELALHPNTLLWRVGASPVALTAYLSLYWFTTDSDAADRLMAESRASQAADSIGEAQPARTAV, encoded by the coding sequence GTGGTGATCCTAATTGCCGCGTTGCCCGGACGCGCCAACAAGTGGGATTACAGCATCTACTACAGTTCGGCGCTCGCGATGCGCGAAGGGATGAATCCCTACACGACCGACCTGACGCCGCTCGCCCGTTCGCTCGGTTTCGAGCTGGACAAGATCAACCACGCGACCGATCCACCGACCTTCGTGATGTGCTTCGTGCCGCTGACGCTGCTCGCGCCGCGGCCGGGTTTTTATGTGTGGACCGCGATCAACGCGGCCTCGTTCCTGCTCGCGCTCATCCTGCTTTTTCGATGGACGCCAGGTCTAGGCCGCGATCCGGCGTTGGCGCTCGCCGCGGTGATACTGCTCTTTCCGCCCGTGATCGAGCATCTGGCCTGGGGCCAGAACAAGATGCTGGTTCTGCTGATGTTCGTGCTGATGCTGCGATGGCTGGAGCGCGGGAGGGACGCCGCGGCGGGGTTGATGCTGGCGGTCGCAGCTCTGTTGCGCGCGTTCCCGCTACTGCTGATCGCTTACCTGGCGCTGATGAAGCGATGGCGCGCCGTCGGATACACGATCCTTGGACTGGCCGTCGGCGGATTGCTGACGCTCGCGCTGGCGGGGGTCGGCAGCACGATGAGCTTCGTGCTGGCGCCGACTTATCTGACCGAACAGTGGCGGGAGGCGCTGCCGGGCAATATCGCACTTGGTCCGACGATAGCGCGGATGTTCTGGTACTTCTTCGGGCTCCATCTGGGAACCACGCTTGGATGGGCGCAGAAAATCACCACGCTAGGGGCTGAACTGGTTCTGCTCGGCCTCGCGATAAAAGCTACAGTATCGCGGCCCGCGGATGGCGATCCCGACGGCCGGCTTTTCGTGCTGTGGATGATGACTGCGATTCTGAGCTCACCCACCTCATGGTTCTACTACCTGGTGCTGCTCGCGATTCCGATGGTCAGGCTGAGCGCCGCGGCGGCCAACGACCGGACCAGCGCGCGCGCTCTCTGGGCGGGCGTTGCGTGCTACACGCTGGCGTGGCTCTACTTCAGCGGGGTCGATATGCACTCGCAAGAGCTCGCCCTGCATCCGAACACGCTGCTGTGGCGCGTCGGAGCCTCGCCGGTGGCGCTGACGGCGTACCTGTCGCTCTACTGGTTCACGACCGATTCGGATGCAGCCGATCGATTGATGGCCGAATCGCGAGCTTCGCAGGCGGCCGATTCAATCGGCGAGGCGCAGCCCGCTCGCACCGCAGTCTGA
- a CDS encoding bifunctional class I SAM-dependent methyltransferase/glycosyltransferase family 2 protein: protein MLARYHAERIRFWNGYVRKPASAAYYRRLADIYRYLVPPRSRVLELGSGTGDLLAALEPSLGVGVDFSPEMLKRAVSKHPQLRFVQCEVDRLSLKGKFDYVILSDLVNDLWDVQTTIERIAPLCTPATRVIINTYSRLWTLPLGIAARLKLANEPVQQNWLTLEDLDNMLALGGFEVIRQWQEVLFPAAVPVLGPLCNRFLVKLWPLRHLALTNFIVARPAPGTVTEPRGPEPVVSVIVPARNEAGNIENILRRVPEMGAGTEIVFVEGHSRDDTYAAIEAAIARHPERRMRLMRQGGKGKGDAVRLGFAEAAGEVLMILDADLTVPPEDLPRFYRALRSGRGEFINGVRFVYPMEKQAMRFLNFLGNKFFSLAFSWLLGQNVKDTLCGTKVLSRTDYETIAANRAYFGDFDPFGDFDLIFGAAKLDLKIVDLPVRYHERTYGQTNIQRWTHGLLLLRMFAFALRRMKFV, encoded by the coding sequence TTGTTAGCGCGCTACCACGCGGAACGCATCAGGTTCTGGAACGGTTACGTCCGCAAACCGGCAAGCGCTGCTTACTATCGGCGGCTCGCCGATATCTATCGCTATCTCGTTCCTCCGCGAAGCCGTGTGCTGGAGCTTGGGTCCGGCACGGGCGACCTGCTGGCCGCGCTCGAGCCCTCGCTGGGCGTCGGCGTCGATTTTTCGCCCGAGATGCTCAAGCGCGCTGTGAGCAAGCATCCTCAGCTCCGCTTCGTACAGTGCGAGGTCGATCGGCTGAGCCTCAAGGGCAAGTTCGACTACGTCATCCTTTCCGACCTGGTCAACGATCTCTGGGACGTGCAGACGACGATCGAGCGGATCGCTCCGCTCTGCACGCCGGCGACGCGCGTCATCATCAACACCTACAGCCGGCTGTGGACGCTGCCGCTGGGGATCGCGGCGCGCCTGAAACTCGCCAACGAGCCGGTGCAACAGAACTGGCTGACGCTCGAGGACCTGGACAACATGCTCGCGCTCGGCGGCTTCGAGGTGATCCGTCAGTGGCAGGAAGTTCTTTTTCCTGCCGCGGTCCCGGTGCTCGGGCCGCTCTGCAACCGCTTCTTGGTGAAACTGTGGCCGCTGCGCCACCTGGCGCTCACCAATTTTATTGTTGCCCGTCCGGCGCCCGGGACCGTAACCGAGCCGCGCGGTCCCGAGCCTGTGGTCAGCGTGATCGTCCCGGCGCGCAATGAAGCCGGCAACATCGAGAACATCCTCCGTCGCGTGCCCGAGATGGGCGCGGGCACCGAGATCGTTTTCGTCGAAGGCCACTCGCGCGACGACACTTACGCCGCGATCGAGGCGGCGATCGCGCGCCATCCGGAACGCCGGATGCGGCTGATGCGGCAGGGCGGCAAGGGCAAGGGCGATGCGGTGCGCCTGGGGTTTGCCGAGGCCGCGGGCGAGGTGCTGATGATCCTCGACGCCGATCTGACCGTGCCGCCGGAGGATTTGCCGCGCTTTTATCGCGCGCTGCGCTCGGGACGCGGCGAATTTATCAACGGCGTGCGCTTCGTCTATCCGATGGAGAAGCAGGCGATGCGCTTTCTGAATTTCCTCGGCAACAAGTTCTTCAGCCTGGCGTTCTCGTGGCTGCTCGGTCAGAACGTCAAGGATACGCTTTGCGGGACCAAGGTGCTGAGCCGGACCGACTACGAGACGATCGCCGCGAATCGCGCCTATTTCGGCGACTTCGATCCGTTCGGCGATTTCGATCTGATCTTCGGCGCCGCCAAGCTGGATCTCAAGATCGTCGACCTGCCGGTGCGCTACCATGAACGAACCTATGGCCAGACGAATATCCAGCGCTGGACGCACGGGTTGCTGCTGCTCAGGATGTTTGCTTTCGCGCTGCGGCGGATGAAATTCGTGTGA
- a CDS encoding GDP-L-fucose synthase, translating into MADRSTGYAREARILVTGGAGFLGSFVIEELKRTGFSNIIAPRSSEFDLRQPQAIKALIGQARPQMIIHLAAVVGGIGANRENAGRFFYENLIMGVELMEQARLGGVDKFVAIGTVCAYPKFTPVPFREDDLWIGYPEETNAPYGLAKKMLLVQAQAYRQQYGFNAIYLLPVNLYGPRDTFDPARSHVIPALIKKCVDAIECGAPRIEVWGTGSASREFLYVEDCARAIVLAASHYNGEEPVNLGAGREITIRDLAGLIARLTGFKGQIVWDPTKPDGQPRRCLDVSRAEREFNFRAATDFEEGLRRTVQWYVETRRADTKFGVAAPSA; encoded by the coding sequence ATGGCAGATCGGTCAACGGGATATGCGCGTGAAGCGCGCATCCTGGTCACCGGCGGTGCGGGATTTCTCGGCAGTTTCGTGATCGAAGAGCTGAAGCGTACGGGGTTCAGCAATATAATCGCGCCGCGCTCCAGCGAGTTCGACCTTCGCCAGCCGCAGGCGATCAAAGCCCTGATCGGTCAGGCGCGGCCGCAAATGATCATTCATCTCGCGGCCGTCGTCGGCGGAATCGGCGCCAATCGAGAGAACGCCGGCCGCTTCTTCTACGAGAATCTCATCATGGGCGTCGAATTGATGGAGCAGGCGCGGCTTGGCGGCGTCGACAAATTCGTCGCTATCGGTACGGTGTGCGCCTATCCCAAGTTCACGCCGGTGCCCTTTCGCGAAGATGACCTCTGGATCGGTTATCCCGAAGAGACCAATGCGCCGTATGGGCTCGCGAAGAAAATGCTGCTGGTGCAGGCCCAGGCCTATCGCCAGCAATATGGCTTCAACGCTATCTACCTCCTGCCGGTCAACCTTTACGGGCCGCGCGACACGTTCGATCCCGCCCGCTCCCACGTGATCCCGGCTTTGATCAAGAAGTGCGTTGACGCGATTGAGTGCGGCGCGCCGCGAATCGAAGTGTGGGGCACCGGTTCTGCCAGCCGCGAATTCCTCTACGTCGAAGACTGCGCGCGCGCGATCGTGCTCGCCGCGAGCCACTACAACGGCGAGGAGCCGGTAAACCTTGGGGCGGGCCGCGAAATAACCATTCGCGACCTGGCCGGGCTCATCGCACGCCTTACCGGCTTCAAAGGCCAGATCGTGTGGGATCCGACCAAGCCCGACGGCCAGCCGCGGCGATGCCTGGACGTCTCGCGCGCCGAGCGCGAATTCAATTTCAGGGCCGCCACCGATTTCGAGGAGGGATTGCGGCGCACGGTCCAATGGTATGTCGAAACGCGCCGGGCGGACACCAAATTCGGCGTTGCCGCGCCCTCGGCATAA
- a CDS encoding glycosyltransferase family 87 protein, whose amino-acid sequence MSIAEPHPQEADAHREPASSAQSVRRPALTIEGILAAIRHPLMVAFLCLAALIQVYRTAAALPGRIHEEDFADYYAAGTIMRQGENPYRSSLVAAGAQFGLHTKTNQQDQIIPETPIFLLILKELAALPLTQAYWTWIAINFAALIAAFYVLLGPASGLRPMDACLMIALALIYPPLIDLFVTAQSQLLVILGLALSIRWLARGREGLAGLMLAALTLVRGYPALLGLYLLLTRKWRALAFMAAGGILGIAVSAAAIGWNVILDFPHGMLSTGVDREFLRLGWNTAPASFIWRICFYLNGWKLGPAGDRFAHILGYGASLAIMAFTLKATLTRGAAPDRDWRLFALWTVTSIEVLPVSWLNYNTLLFVPFALIASAGVSDRVSDRTVWAAMLSYFLSVFAFGGLLFLDPRFPIAFVVLVAESKSVAVMVGYLSAYWFATDET is encoded by the coding sequence ATGAGCATCGCTGAGCCACATCCGCAGGAGGCGGATGCCCATCGCGAGCCCGCCTCGTCCGCGCAGAGTGTGCGGCGGCCCGCGCTGACGATCGAAGGAATCCTCGCCGCGATACGCCATCCGCTGATGGTGGCGTTTCTCTGTCTTGCCGCCTTGATTCAGGTTTACCGAACGGCCGCCGCGCTACCGGGCAGAATCCACGAAGAAGACTTTGCCGACTACTATGCCGCCGGCACGATCATGCGGCAGGGCGAGAATCCCTATCGCAGTTCTCTCGTCGCCGCCGGCGCTCAATTCGGACTGCATACCAAGACCAACCAGCAGGATCAGATCATCCCGGAAACGCCGATCTTTCTCCTGATTCTGAAGGAGCTAGCGGCGCTGCCGCTGACGCAGGCGTACTGGACTTGGATCGCGATCAACTTTGCGGCCCTGATAGCGGCCTTTTACGTTTTGCTCGGCCCCGCAAGCGGGCTCAGGCCGATGGACGCCTGCTTGATGATCGCGCTCGCCCTGATCTATCCACCGCTCATCGATCTCTTCGTGACCGCGCAGAGCCAGTTGCTCGTGATTCTGGGGCTCGCGTTGAGCATCCGATGGCTCGCGAGAGGGCGTGAAGGTCTCGCGGGCCTGATGCTCGCAGCGTTGACGCTCGTGCGCGGCTATCCGGCCCTGCTCGGTCTCTATTTGCTGCTCACGCGTAAATGGCGCGCGCTGGCCTTCATGGCGGCCGGTGGCATTCTGGGGATCGCCGTTTCCGCGGCGGCGATCGGATGGAACGTGATCCTGGATTTCCCGCACGGGATGCTTTCGACTGGCGTGGATCGCGAATTCCTGAGGCTTGGATGGAATACCGCGCCCGCTTCGTTCATCTGGCGCATATGCTTCTATCTCAACGGATGGAAGCTCGGACCCGCGGGCGATCGCTTCGCGCATATTTTGGGGTATGGTGCTTCGCTTGCGATCATGGCGTTCACCCTTAAAGCCACGCTCACGCGCGGGGCCGCGCCCGATCGCGATTGGCGCCTGTTCGCCTTGTGGACGGTTACGTCGATCGAGGTGCTTCCCGTCTCATGGCTGAATTACAACACGCTGCTGTTCGTTCCGTTCGCGTTGATCGCGTCGGCCGGAGTTTCAGATCGCGTCAGCGACCGCACGGTATGGGCAGCGATGCTGAGCTATTTCCTCAGCGTGTTCGCTTTCGGCGGGCTGCTCTTCCTCGATCCGCGCTTTCCGATAGCATTCGTGGTGCTGGTCGCGGAAAGCAAATCGGTTGCGGTGATGGTCGGTTACCTGTCAGCGTACTGGTTTGCCACCGACGAGACGTGA